The following coding sequences lie in one Kryptolebias marmoratus isolate JLee-2015 linkage group LG5, ASM164957v2, whole genome shotgun sequence genomic window:
- the med10 gene encoding mediator of RNA polymerase II transcription subunit 10 produces the protein MAEKFDNLEEHLEKFIENIRQLGIIVSDFQPSSQAVLNQKLNFMISGLQDVEKCRQQLHEINVPLEVFEYIDQGRNPQLYTKECLERALARNEQVKGKIGTMTKFKSLLVSELSKVFPEEMAKYRAIRGEDSPS, from the exons ATGGCTGAAAAGTTTGACAACCTCGAGGAGCATCTGGAGAAATTCATCGAGAACATTCGGCAGCTGGGGATCATTGTTAGCGACTTCCAGCCGAGCAGCCAGGCGGTCCTCAACCAGAAGCT aaatTTCATGATATCTGGACTGCAAGACGTCGAAAAGTGCCGTCAACAGCTTCATGAGATCAACGTCCCCCTGGAGGTCTTCGA GTATATTGACCAAGGCCGAAACCCTCAGCTGTACACCAAGGAGTGTCTGGAGAGAGCCTTGGCGAGGAACGAGCAGGTCAAAGGGAAGATTGGCACGATGACG aAATTCAAGAGCCTTTTAGTTTCGGAACTGAGTAAAGTTTTTCCAGAGGAAATGGCCAAGTACAGAGCTATACGTGGAGAAGATTCGCCCTCCTag